The Oncorhynchus tshawytscha isolate Ot180627B linkage group LG02, Otsh_v2.0, whole genome shotgun sequence genome contains the following window.
ggaagccaattctagatttaactttggattggagatgtttgatatgggtctggaaggagagtttacagtctaaccagacacctaagtatttgtagttgtccacgtattctaagtcagagccgtccagagtagtgatgttggacaggctggtaggtgcaggtagcgatcggttgaagagcatgcatttagttttacttgtatttaagagcaattggaggccacggaaggagagttgtatggcattgaagcttgcctggagggttgttaacacagtgtccaaagaagggccggaagtatacagaatggtgtcgtctgcgtagaggtggatcagggattcaccagcagcaagagcgacctcattgatgtatacagagaagagagtcggtccaagaattgaaccctgtggcacccccatagagactgccagaggtccggacagcagaccctccgatttgacacactgaactctatcagagaagtagttggtgaaccaggcgaggcaattatttgagaaaccaaggctgtcgagtctgccgatgaggatgtggtgattgacagagtcgaaagccttggccagatcaatgaatacggctgcacagtaatgtttcttatcgatggcggttaagatatcgtttaggaccttgagcgtggctgaggtgcacccatgaccagctctgaaaccagattgcatagcagagaaggtatggtgagattcgaaatggtggtaatctgtttgttgacttggctttcgaagaccttagaaaggcacagtaggatagatataggtctgtagcagtttgggtcaagagtgtcccccctttgaagagggggatgaccgcagctgctttccaatctttgggaatctcagacgacacgaaagagaggttgaacaggctagtaataggggtggcaacaatttcggcagataattttagaaagaaagggtccagattgtctagcccggctgatttgtaggggtccagattttgcagctctttcagaacatcagctgaatggatttgggagaaggagaaatggggaaggcttgggcgagttgctgttgggggtgcagtgctgttgtccggggtaggagtagccaggtggaaagcatggccagccgtagaaaaatgcttattgaaattctcaattatggtggatttatcattggtgacagtgtttcctatcttcagtgcagtgggcagctgggaggaggtgttcttattctccatggactttacagtgtcccagaacttttttgagttagtgttgcaggaagcaaatttctgcttgaaaaagctagccttggcttttctaactgcctgtgtataatggtttctagcttccctgaacagctgcatatcacgggggctgttcgatgctaatgcagaacgccataggatgtttttgtgttggttaagggcagtcaggtctggggagaaccaagggctatatctgttcctggttctaaatttcttgaatggggcatgtttatttaagatggttaggaaggcatttttaaaaatatccaggcatcctctactgacgggatgagatcaatatccttccaggataccccggccaggtcgattagaaaggcctgctcgcagaagtgtttcagggagcattttacagtgatgagtggaggtcgtttgaccgctgacccattacggatgcaggcaatgaggcagtgatcgctgagatcttggttgaagacagcagaggtgtatttagagggaagttggttaggatgatatctatgagggtgcccgtgtttaaggctttggggaggtacctggtaggttcattgataatttgtgtgagattgagggcatcaagtttagattgtaggatggctggggtgttaagcatgttccagtttaggtcacctagcagcacgaactctgaagatagatgggggcaatcagttcacatatggtgtccagagcacagctgggggcagagggtggtctatagcaggtggcaacggtgagagacttgttttttaATCTCGAAACATGACCCTGTGCTTtcatttcaaaatacaaaataaactaaTCTGCAACTAGAAATGATCTATAAGCAACAACAATTGATTTACGATTAATCACTATTGTTATAACATTAAGAAATATCCATAGTGCATTTGCCATAATGCATTTGCCATATGTAATTCTGACCCCAAGctatcctctctttccctcccctcctccacccatcTCCCTAGATGGCTATTTAGACCGCAGGCGGCCACCCAGCGCCAACAGGCCCAGGATCAGCTAGAGGGGGTCCGAAGCCAGTACCGCACCAGCCAGGCCGGCAAGCAGAGGTCACACGGTGAGACCCATAGAGATataaccaccgatcaagcaacattatgcaCTCATTTTGCTGTGATAgtataggtcaaattaagatcctatatctgtactaTGGCttgggccaggagtttttcttgACCTAATCAAGGAAAAAATCAGTACCCTAACCTAGTTATAATAGTCCATAACGGTCACCTAAAGGTTTTCCTGGTCAGGTGACatagtcaggaaaaactcctgtccCTAACTACGTCTATCACCTCCTTCCTCAGTGTcccagttgcagagtgaggtaGAGAACCTGGCACTGCGTCTGTTCTACATGCAGGTGGTTAACGCCGACCTGCACTCCGACATCACGGCCATGAAGAACACCTCGCGCAAGCCCCACTCCGAGAAGACCCAGGCagaaacacacctgattcaagaTCAGCCAAATGGCATGCTCGTTCTAATGTTAACCTTTCTGAGCCAAACAGCAAAACTGGTCCTGGACCAGAATAGAATTTAAAATCATTCTTATTACTATGGCtgaatcttctctctctctctctctctacgcccctctcaattcaatttcaattcaatttaaaggcttttttggcatgggaaacgtgttaacattgccaaagcaagtgaaaaaatcaatgaacaaaagttgaataaacaacaacaattttcagtaaacattacactcacagaagttccaaaagaataaagacatgtcAAATGTCGTtatgtctatatactgtacagtgttgtaaagtacgaaagggaaaataaataaacataaatatgggttgtatttacaatggtgctaGTTCTatactggttgcccttttcttatggcaacaagtcacaaatcttgctgttgtgatggcacactgtgatatttcacccagtagatatgggagttttgtgtatctgtgtaatctgagggaaatatgtgtctctaatatgggtcatatatttggcaggaggtcaggaagtgcaactcagtttccacctcattttgtgggcggtgtgcacatagcctgtcttcatttgagagccaggtctgcctacgacaGCCCCTCTCAATAGCATGGCtatgttcactgagtctgtacatagtcaaagctttccttaagtttgggtcagtcacagtggtcaggtattctgccactgtgtactctctgtttagggccatggagcattctagtttgctctgtttttttgtaaattatttgacacattggaaagaattatctttcttttctcatgatttggttgggtctaattgtgttgctgtcctggagctctgtagggtctgtttgtgaacagagccccaggaccagcttgcttaggggactcttctccaggttcatctctctgaaggtgatggctttgtaatggaaggtttgagaatcgcttccttttaggtggttgtagaattgaactgctcttttctggatttgataATTagagggtatcggcctaattctccTCTGCATATGCATTTTTTGGTGTTTGACGTtgaacacatttggtgtttgtcccattttgtgagttcttggttggtgagtgaaGGGctatgggttctataactgattctccctctctctacccccctctctctacccggATCACCAAGCATGTCACCGTCATCGAGCGCAAGCAGGCCACCATCAACGTTTACAACAAGAAGATTGAGCAGCTCGTCGCCAGCACTGGGGTGAGAGTTAACTTACAACCAAGCACTGACCAGTAACCAGCTGAATATTTTGGGGTTATTGTCTAATAATAAAGGACTATAGGTACTGAATCTAAAATATTTTTATGGTAGCACCATCCTCTACAATAAGACTGAAGCTAGAATGGATTTGAAACGTTTCAGCTTTGAAAAATGCACATTTTCCGGACTTTCTATGTTGTCTTGATCACGTCCCTACGTACGTCAACAGCACGAGGACCTGGGCCTGTTGGAGATCCAGGCCAGTACTCTGACCAAGCAGctggagggggtgggaggagagatcaaggagcagcagcagctctgGCTGCTAGTGAGACTGAGCCAGGAGAAACAGGCCCGGATCGCCGCCCTGCTCACACTGCAGGCCCAATTCACCATCCTACAGCAGAGGAAAGTCTGCACCGAGAGTACGTAAACACCCGTGGACccgcacacacactgacccagGAGAAACGGGCTCAGAGCACCACCCTGCTCACACTACGGACGCAACTCTCCATCCGCAACAAGAGTAAAACACACGCACAGTGGATATAGagagaaatatgatttatttaagTGTCATACACCTACCAGTACCCAGCCCACAGGTGGTTCTTTGtgaccctgaccaaacaaacacacTCCCGTCCCCAATACACACACCCTAACCCATGgtctcccccaacacacacacaccctaagccATGGTCTCCCCACCTCTCCGCTGTCTCCCGTCTTCTGGTGTTCATCAGTCCCCCAGTCAAATACGTAcaatacacatactgtatgcttaatatgtgtgtctatgttgcgtgtgtgtgtccccaccctAACAGCAAAGCGGAGGAGTGTGAGGGGGCCTCAGAGAGCTGCAGCACGGCCAGGCCAGTCTGAGCAGCAGTCTGCGGGACAAACAGCTGCAGCTGGGAGAGCTCCACAGAGCCAGAACTGTCCTCACCTCAGACTTCCACTGTCTGCAGGACACCAAGGAGAGGGTACGCGATGTAGACACATTCACATTCACTCTCAACATTATTCCTGCCCAGCTTATTGTTATCCATAGTTGAGAAGTGGTTTTCACTGTGCATAGCTGTTTGAATATCTCTTTTCATCTCATGCCATGTCTTCTTTTAATCTCTTATCCATCCTTCTTTTCCTTTCTCGGGTCTggttctctcgctctgtctctctttctctctcacacctaatctctctctatcctccctttctccctctctctctctctctgtctctctctcctccctcccccgctcttccgtcgccttcatctctcctctttccattccTCTAGAACCTGGCCCATCTGGTCTCCCTCCAGGGCCGGGCCAAGCAGCTCCAAGCGGTGCATGAGGGTCGCTACAGCGCCCTGTCCACCGGCGAAGCCTTGGAGCCTGCGTTGCAGGAGGAGCGTCTGCACGCTGTGGCCACCATCCTGCACCGTGTCCAGCAGGAGTTCCCCCAACACCAAGGGGCGCTACGACGCCTCTCCCTAGCCCTGGCCGCGTGCTTGCTGACACCGCTTGGTCAGGAGACCCACTGACTATTACATGACTGAAAACTCCCATCATAGGATCACCCACGGAGTAGATTGGAGATAGAGATCCATTATAGTTGTAGGATTTTACTGCTCTATGGTGTTTTATGTTACTCTGACTGTTAGGATTTGGGAGCTGGACTTGGGGTGGAAGCTCTCCTCCTGGTCTTGATTGGGCAATTTAGGTTTTCagaatatttcaatttattttgttTCAGTTCATTTTCAGTTGCTAAAATGAAGAGTTGATTTAATATATACACGGATACATCCTGCCAGCGTGTGAAAATAATATTGTCCATGGATAAACTGAAGatacacctacagtatataaacattaAAGCCAACATTTGATATTCTTTCTTTACTTAATATCCGCAAACTAGCTAAATCTTAAATATGGAATCACTAAAGCCAGCCTGTGAATGATCAtatgtcaaatcaaagtttatttgtcacgtgtgcggAATACAACAGCTGTTTGCTTTACAGTGACCTGCTTACttgcaggctctaaccaacagtgcaaaaaatgtattaggtgaacaataggtaagtaaagaaataaaacaacagtgaaaaataacagtagcgaggctatatacagtagcaaggctatagcagtagtgaggctacatacatgCACCGGTTAGTTGGGatgatttgaggtagtatgtacatgtagatatggttaaagtgactgcatatatgataaacagagagtagcagcagtgtaaacgagggggggggggaggcacacaatgcaaatagtcagggtagccatttgattacctgttcaggaatcttatggcttgggggtaaaaactgttgagaagcctttttgtcctagacttggcactccggtaccgcttgccatgcattagtaaagagaacagtctatgactggggtctttgacaattttctgggccttcctctgacactgcctggtgtagaggtcctggatggcaggcagcttagccccagtgatgtactgggccgtatgcactaccctctgtactgccttgcggtcagaggccgagcaattgccctACCAGGCAGTGATTCAACCAGCTcccgatgttgcagctgtagaaccttttgaggatctcaggatccatgccaaatctttttggtttcctgagggggaataggctttgtcgtgccctcttcacgaatgtcttggtgtgtttggaccattctagttggttggtgatgtggacaccaaggaacttgacgcccaacctgctccactacagccccgtcgatgagaatgggggcgtgctcagtcctccttttcctgtagtccacaatcatctccttagtcttggttatgttgagggataggttgttattctggcaccacccggccaggtctctgacctcctccctttaggctatcttgtcattgtcggtgatcaggcctaccactgttgtgttgtctgcaaacttaatgatggtgttggagtcgtgcctggccatgcagtcgtgggtgaacaaggagtacaggagaggactgagcatgcacccctggggggctccagtgttgaggatcagcgtggcagatgtgttgctacctaccctcaccacctgggggcggcccctcaggaagtccagcatctagttgcagagggaagtgtttagtcccaggatccttaaaAACGTTTTAGGGATCAAATCCCGTCaaatggcagagcgccaaattcaaataaatggcagagcgccaaattaaaataaaattattagaaatatttaactttcatacaatcacaagtgcaatacaccaaattaaagctttacttcttgttaatccagccaccatgtcagatttcaaaaaggctttatggcgaaagcaaaccatgctattatctgaggacagcaccccatcataaaaacacatgacaatcatatttcaacccgccaggcacgacacaaaaatcagaaataacgatataattcatgccttacctttgaagagcttcttctgttggcactccaatatgtcccataaacatcacaaaggATCCTTTTGTTCAATGAATTCCGTCATTATATCTCCAAAAtatccatttatttggcgtgtttgatcccgaaaaacactggttccaactcgcccGACATGACTACACATTATcgaataagttacctgtaaactttgtccaaacatttcaaacaactttcctaatctaACTTTAGGTATTGTTTCATGTAAATAATCAATTAAATTTAAGACGGGGTAAATTgcgttcaatagcggataaaaacgAAGcggagcgagctttcaggtcgtgcgccccaaccacaacagtacacttgGCTATCCACCCAGATAGGAAATGGCTACTTCAttactcaaaggaaaaacatcaaccaatttctaaagactgttgacatctagtggaagcgataggaactggaAGCATATTTCTATTAAAACGGGCTTGCCATAGAAAACAAATAGAAAACAGATTGACCTAAAAAAAAACTCCCTGGATGGATTGGgctcggggtttcacctgccaaatcagttctgttatactcacagacattattcaaaccgttttagaatcttcagagtgtttcctatccaaatctactaatactagcttctgggcctgagtagcaggcagtttactttgggcacgcttttcatccggacgtgaaaatactatggtgttgaacgctgagctgtagtcaatgaatagcattctcacataggtgttccttttgtccaggtgggaaagggcagtgtgaggTGCAATAGAGAGTGCATAATCTGTGGATccgtttgggcggtatgcaaattggagtggttttgggtctgtagtaatttaggcaggttgccttcgtgttcctgggcacagggacgatggtggtctgcttgaaacatgttggtattacagacttaatcagggacatgttgaaaatgtcagtgaagacacctgccagttggtcagcacatgcccggagcacacattctggtaatccgtctggccccgcagccttgtgaatgttgacctgtttaaaggttttactgaTGTCGGCTgcagagagagtgatcacacagtcgtccggaacagctgatgctctcatgcatgcctcagtgttgcttgcctcgaagcgagcatagaagtgatttagcttgtctggtaggctcgtgtcactgggaagctcgcggctgtgcttccctttgtagtctgtaatagtttacaagccctgccacataagatgagcattggagccggtgtagtacgattcaatcttagccctgtattgacgctttgcctgtttgatggttcgtcggagggagtagcaggatttcttataagcttccgggttagagttccgCACCTTGgatgcggcagctctaccctttagctcggtgtgaatgttgcctataatccattGCTTGTGGTTGGGGTAcatacgtacagtcactgtggggacgacgtcctcgatgcacttattgataaagccagtgactgatgtgatgtactcctcaatgccatcggaagaatcctggaacatgttccagtctgtgatagcaaaacagtcctg
Protein-coding sequences here:
- the LOC112222898 gene encoding coiled-coil domain-containing protein 40-like; this translates as MGSITDSPSLYPPLSTRITKHVTVIERKQATINVYNKKIEQLVASTGHEDLGLLEIQASTLTKQLEGVGGEIKEQQQLWLLVRLSQEKQARIAALLTLQAQFTILQQRKVCTETKRRSVRGPQRAAARPGQSEQQSAGQTAAAGRAPQSQNCPHLRLPLSAGHQGEEPGPSGLPPGPGQAAPSGA